A single Dechloromonas denitrificans DNA region contains:
- a CDS encoding type II toxin-antitoxin system HicB family antitoxin: MNEEPTPYKIKYEVYPEDGLFVARCLELDVASDGATDEEAVANLREAIELYFERNAEALPQQNDEEA, translated from the coding sequence ATGAACGAAGAACCGACCCCCTACAAAATCAAATACGAGGTTTATCCGGAAGACGGCCTGTTCGTCGCCCGTTGCCTGGAGCTTGACGTGGCCAGCGACGGCGCGACCGACGAGGAAGCCGTAGCCAACCTGCGCGAGGCGATCGAGCTGTACTTCGAGCGGAACGCCGAGGCTTTGCCACAGCAGAACGACGAGGAGGCTTAG